Proteins encoded by one window of Ramlibacter tataouinensis:
- a CDS encoding fumarylacetoacetate hydrolase family protein: protein MRIATFIHEGRRQVGIVSPDGQQVTPLQLSPEQARQGALPLVEAAARGEPMPAPAGAALPLSAVTLEAPLPLPRRNLWCVGRNYHAHAQELAGSVFKGSNANPMEWPIVFTKVPECVVGPADPVALPGDAVSAQIDYEAELALVIGKGGKNIARADALSHVFGYTIVNDVTARDVQMRHQQWDMGKSFDTFCPMGPWIVTADELDGTRTRVRCWVNGELRQDAETVNLIFDIPTLIETVSRGITLYPGDVIATGTPAGVGMGFNPPRYLRSGDVVRIEIDGIGSIENRFE, encoded by the coding sequence GTGCGCATCGCCACCTTTATCCATGAAGGGCGCCGCCAGGTGGGCATTGTCTCGCCCGACGGCCAGCAGGTCACGCCGTTGCAGTTGTCGCCGGAGCAGGCGCGCCAGGGCGCGCTGCCCCTGGTGGAGGCCGCGGCCCGGGGCGAGCCGATGCCGGCACCGGCCGGCGCCGCGCTGCCGCTGTCGGCGGTGACCCTCGAGGCCCCGCTGCCGCTGCCGCGTCGCAACCTGTGGTGCGTGGGCCGCAACTACCATGCGCACGCGCAGGAGCTGGCCGGATCGGTCTTCAAGGGCAGCAACGCCAACCCGATGGAGTGGCCGATCGTGTTCACCAAGGTGCCCGAGTGCGTGGTCGGCCCGGCCGACCCGGTGGCGCTGCCGGGCGACGCGGTTTCCGCCCAGATCGACTACGAGGCCGAACTGGCCCTGGTGATCGGCAAGGGCGGCAAGAACATCGCCCGGGCCGACGCCCTGTCGCACGTGTTCGGCTACACCATCGTCAACGACGTGACGGCGCGCGACGTGCAGATGCGCCACCAGCAGTGGGACATGGGCAAGTCGTTCGACACCTTCTGCCCCATGGGCCCGTGGATCGTCACGGCCGACGAGCTCGACGGCACGCGCACCCGCGTGCGCTGCTGGGTCAACGGCGAGCTGCGGCAGGACGCCGAGACCGTGAACCTGATCTTCGACATCCCGACCCTGATCGAGACCGTCTCGCGCGGCATCACGCTCTATCCCGGCGACGTGATCGCCACCGGCACCCCCGCCGGCGTGGGCATGGGATTCAACCCGCCGCGCTACCTGCGCAGTGGGGACGTGGTGCGCATCGAGATCGACGGGATCGGCTCGATCGAGAACCGATTCGAGTGA
- a CDS encoding FadR/GntR family transcriptional regulator — translation MKAGSLREFILDNLRAGRWRAGDRLPPERSLSDQFTLSRGSVRKVLQDLRGLGLIEQTVGSGTYVTEGADAVIRTLPAVRPAAVQTSPAELMEARITLEPAVLELVVAQATAADFERMDECCERAEAAQTLEEFEHWDGLLHEVIAGATRNSFVTGVFRLMNQARAQTEWGALKRRSVTPERRQEYQREHRRLVQALKARDLEQARSAALAHLEHVRRNLFGS, via the coding sequence ATGAAAGCCGGTAGCCTTCGCGAATTCATCCTCGACAACCTGCGCGCCGGCCGCTGGCGCGCCGGCGACCGGTTGCCGCCCGAGCGCAGCCTGAGCGACCAGTTCACCCTCAGCCGCGGTTCGGTGCGCAAGGTGCTGCAGGACCTGCGCGGGCTGGGCCTGATCGAGCAGACGGTGGGCAGCGGCACCTACGTGACCGAGGGCGCCGATGCCGTGATCCGCACCCTGCCGGCCGTGCGGCCGGCGGCGGTCCAGACCAGCCCGGCCGAACTGATGGAGGCCCGCATCACCCTGGAGCCGGCGGTGCTCGAACTGGTGGTGGCCCAGGCCACCGCCGCCGACTTCGAGCGCATGGACGAATGCTGCGAGCGGGCGGAGGCCGCGCAGACGCTCGAGGAGTTCGAGCACTGGGACGGGCTGCTGCACGAGGTGATCGCCGGCGCGACGCGCAACAGCTTCGTCACCGGCGTGTTCCGCCTGATGAACCAGGCCCGGGCCCAGACCGAGTGGGGCGCCCTGAAGCGGCGCAGCGTCACGCCCGAGCGTCGCCAGGAGTACCAGCGGGAGCATCGACGCCTGGTGCAGGCCCTCAAGGCGCGCGACCTCGAGCAGGCCCGCTCGGCCGCACTTGCGCACCTGGAGCACGTGCGCCGGAACCTGTTCGGGTCCTGA
- a CDS encoding DUF488 domain-containing protein: protein MPLEVWTLGHSNRSAQEFLLLLQAWKIEAVADVRRFPGSRKHPQFGSEALAASLQAHGISYAWLHKLGGRRKPDPASPNVAWRNDSFRAYADHLATPEFAEGLDELLHMAAACRTAMMCSELVWWRCHRGLIADVLLFSGMAVTHILDEHKASPHPYTPPARVRGGELVYSLEGEPLSRRGCC from the coding sequence GTGCCCCTTGAAGTCTGGACCCTCGGCCACTCGAACCGCTCGGCGCAGGAATTCCTGTTGCTGCTCCAGGCCTGGAAGATCGAGGCGGTGGCCGATGTGCGGCGCTTCCCGGGCTCGCGCAAGCACCCGCAGTTCGGCAGCGAGGCGCTGGCGGCCTCGCTGCAAGCCCACGGCATCTCCTACGCCTGGCTGCACAAGCTCGGCGGCCGGCGCAAGCCCGACCCGGCCTCGCCCAACGTCGCCTGGCGCAACGACTCGTTCCGTGCCTACGCCGACCACCTGGCGACGCCGGAGTTCGCCGAGGGGCTGGACGAACTGCTGCACATGGCCGCGGCCTGCCGCACCGCGATGATGTGCTCGGAGCTCGTTTGGTGGCGCTGCCACCGCGGCCTGATCGCGGACGTGCTGCTGTTCAGCGGCATGGCGGTGACGCACATCCTGGACGAGCACAAGGCCAGCCCCCATCCCTACACGCCGCCGGCGCGGGTGCGGGGCGGCGAGCTGGTCTATTCGCTGGAAGGCGAGCCGCTGTCGCGGCGCGGCTGCTGCTGA